The segment GACGTACTGGGTTCTGGGTCCATAAGTTCGGTTTTCACAATCAAAGGATCATTTGAGTCGTCGTCTTCAATGGCTTCGTTCATATTGCTATCATCACCCTCGGTTTGGTATCTAACCCTTGTCCCTATCCCTTTCATTATCACTTCCGTTAAGAAACTCAGATCTTCAAAATATTGCCAACTTGACGTGTCTATCTCATTGGATATTATTCTCTTTAATTCTTTTCTGAATGCGTCCTTCAAGTTTTTCCAACGTTTCTTGAGTTTATTTGtgtctgtaaataaaaatatttacgattataatatgttttcagGGATAAAATCTGTCACGGAATGAAATTCCCTAAAGTTATTGGTACAAtgtttagagcctcaatagctcaatggtggatcgatccccgccccgttgatctattgtcgtacccacacctaatacagtctttcccgactagttggaggggaaataaaaagatatggcaaatattcttcaaaaaacataaaaaaatgcatttgttAAATGTATCTATACAAAACCCTCGTTAAGACAGTCCATTTCAAACAACCGGTTTTTATTAGTAATCTGTATCTCATAAATATTCTCATAGTAGTTTTTAAGACTGTAATAGGTATATCAAGTGAAATGAACCTCTCTCCCACAGttcagacaacgctaaaagcgaACGCTTACTAACCTGTCATATTATGTCCATACATTTTCAGGCAGCATCAAAATATCTTACATGAAAAACTAATCTAATACAATACGATAAAGTTCATAATTCCATAGTGTTATGATAAGGTTACAAACCACGTGAACTCGACGCGACAAGCGACGCGTCGTCAGTTGGTTACAACTACGTCACACAATGTCACGAGCGTCGACGCTCCATATTGATTATTCAAAATTCGAACATACCATTCGCTCCACCAATCGCCGCTGAGATTTCTTTCCACGCGCGCTGCTTTGCCCTTTTGTTCTTGTTCAATTTGTCCGTGCTATCCCATAGTTCGGGGTGCGATTTCACGTGATGGATTACGAGTTTGCTAGACATTATGAACACGGTGGCACTATACACTGCGATGTGGGACTGCCGAAGTGCCGAATGAACTGACGCTGCCGCTCGCCGCACTCCGCAGACGCGACCGCCCCGCTCTCCGCGCTCGCCCCGCTATCGCCCGCTCTGCCGCGTTTCTTCCCCGCTTCGTCTGACTCCCCGCTCACCGCTCGCTGAGTTTCAACAAACGCTTGTAGACCGTTACCCCCCGCCTCACCGCGGTACCGCTATCGCCTCGCCATAGAATTGATCGACGCTCACGCTCAAGTCGTACAACACGAGCGATCATTTAAAAGTACAGGTAGACCGTAGAAGGAATAATATAGTTTAAAGTTGGTATAAGTAgttggctggttggaggcttcggccgtggctagccaccctaccgacaaagacgtaccgccaagcgatttagcgttccggtacgatgtgtagaaaccgaaaaggggtgtggattttcatcctcctcctaacaagttagcccgcttccatcttagactgcatcatcacttaccatcaggtga is part of the Bicyclus anynana chromosome 5, ilBicAnyn1.1, whole genome shotgun sequence genome and harbors:
- the LOC112051220 gene encoding uncharacterized protein LOC112051220; protein product: MSSKLVIHHVKSHPELWDSTDKLNKNKRAKQRAWKEISAAIGGANDTNKLKKRWKNLKDAFRKELKRIISNEIDTSSWQYFEDLSFLTEVIMKGIGTRVRYQTEGDDSNMNEAIEDDDSNDPLIVKTELMDPEPSTSMECSSFIDSSQANDDTANSTDNNEVKISNKIKSSDEYDADYMFLVSLLPTMRKLSNVQKLQFRGKVNQWLLEAVSTGYLKKRSKMYPDSDDSFE